The following proteins come from a genomic window of Enterococcus gilvus ATCC BAA-350:
- a CDS encoding diacylglycerol/lipid kinase family protein, whose product MKKAVLIVNPSSGNEEAKKYKDRAQQKLQQFYEEVEVLETEQEGDATAFSRKAAEEEVDSVFAMGGDGTVNEAISGLAEQPYRPTFGFFPLGTVNDLGRSLNIPMDPEEAIDSFDPKRKTALDIGKLNDDYFMNIVSVGSIPKAISDVDVEEKTKFGKLAYFVNGVKEVFNDENYHFVLEIDGESTEIDSSAVVIVLTRTIGGFTHIVPEAKNNDGKLYLLYLKDQSIADRLKSVPDIIRGIDESTENIGYTPFTEGRLEVKESADLHPSVDGDEGPELPLSFKVLPQHLEVYCGRE is encoded by the coding sequence ATGAAAAAAGCAGTCTTGATTGTCAATCCTAGTTCTGGGAATGAAGAAGCTAAGAAATATAAAGACCGTGCCCAACAGAAATTGCAGCAATTTTATGAGGAAGTCGAAGTTCTTGAAACGGAGCAGGAGGGAGACGCAACGGCGTTTTCCAGAAAAGCCGCAGAAGAAGAGGTCGATAGTGTTTTTGCGATGGGCGGGGATGGCACGGTCAATGAAGCGATCAGCGGATTGGCGGAACAGCCGTATCGTCCAACATTCGGCTTTTTCCCGTTAGGAACGGTGAATGATTTAGGTCGTTCGCTGAATATTCCGATGGACCCTGAAGAGGCAATCGATTCTTTTGACCCTAAGCGAAAAACAGCGCTAGACATTGGAAAGCTCAATGACGACTATTTTATGAATATCGTTTCGGTGGGAAGTATTCCTAAAGCCATTAGTGACGTAGACGTGGAAGAAAAGACAAAATTTGGGAAATTGGCTTACTTTGTGAATGGCGTCAAAGAAGTCTTTAACGATGAAAACTATCATTTCGTATTGGAAATTGATGGCGAGAGCACCGAGATCGACAGCAGCGCGGTGGTGATCGTTTTGACACGGACCATTGGCGGCTTTACCCACATCGTTCCTGAAGCAAAAAACAATGACGGAAAATTATACCTGCTGTATTTGAAGGATCAGAGCATTGCCGATCGACTGAAAAGTGTACCGGACATTATCAGAGGTATCGATGAATCGACAGAAAATATCGGGTACACTCCCTTTACTGAAGGCCGTTTGGAAGTAAAAGAATCCGCGGACCTGCACCCAAGTGTGGATGGCGACGAAGGGCCTGAACTGCCCTTGTCATTCAAAGTACTGCCGCAGCATCTCGAAGTCTATTGCGGTAGGGAGTAA
- a CDS encoding helix-turn-helix transcriptional regulator — translation MKNKRIKIARLENDMSQEDLANAIGVTRQTIGLIEAGRYNPTLKLCIAICKTLNKTLNDLFWEES, via the coding sequence GTGAAAAATAAGCGAATAAAGATCGCAAGATTGGAAAATGACATGAGCCAAGAGGATTTGGCGAATGCCATTGGTGTGACCAGACAGACCATCGGATTGATCGAAGCGGGAAGGTACAATCCGACATTAAAGCTGTGTATCGCCATTTGTAAAACACTCAACAAAACATTAAACGATTTATTTTGGGAGGAATCATAA
- a CDS encoding DUF6773 family protein: MRMHKKVRDERITQLNNQLQSEAFILVSTLVMLSIFIKANLMNQPVSEYMTELIVLIVSAFYLAIRGSFAGYRTTSNPKTRKKVWSAVIIGISIVISIINGVKNYSMYGEKYTGIFDGHFLAVLGITFLSSLVFTAVMIGVIFSIEEYGQKRLEKKLDDDED; the protein is encoded by the coding sequence ATGAGAATGCATAAAAAAGTCCGGGATGAACGGATCACGCAGTTAAATAATCAGCTTCAAAGTGAGGCGTTCATTTTAGTGAGTACGTTGGTAATGCTGTCAATTTTTATTAAGGCAAACCTCATGAATCAGCCGGTCTCCGAGTATATGACAGAATTGATCGTCTTAATCGTGTCGGCGTTTTATCTGGCGATCAGAGGTTCTTTTGCAGGTTACAGAACGACAAGTAATCCGAAAACGAGAAAAAAAGTATGGTCAGCAGTGATTATCGGCATAAGTATCGTAATCTCAATAATCAATGGAGTAAAAAATTATTCCATGTACGGCGAAAAGTATACTGGGATTTTTGATGGTCATTTCTTAGCAGTGTTGGGGATTACTTTTCTTTCATCCTTGGTATTTACTGCTGTCATGATTGGGGTCATATTCTCCATTGAGGAATACGGGCAAAAGCGCTTAGAAAAGAAATTGGACGACGACGAAGACTAG
- a CDS encoding cytochrome ubiquinol oxidase subunit I — MDIVTLARFQFAMTTVFHFFFVPFSIGMVLVVAIMETLFVKTKNEKYRELAKFWGNIFLLSFAVGVVTGIIQEFQFGMNWSDYSRFVGDIFGAPLAVEALLAFFLESTFLGLWIFTWDRVKPLMHVTFIWLVTLASMLSAFWILAANSFMQHPVGYALRNGRAEMIDFGAVIGNPKVWYEFGHVIAAAITMGGMIAAGLAAFQLLKRKDQKMREFFMKSMRIGLVITLFGSVLVLGAGDAQMKALIEGQPMKFAAMEGTYEDTGDPAAWTLIAWDNEREHKQVFGVQIPYMLSILSYNKPSGSIKGMDTINKELVKKYGDRNYYPPVNVLFWNFRIMAGFGMLMLLVSIMGLFFTRKKNPILYEKRWMLWVMGLCTFAPFLANTAGWLVTELGRYPWTVYGLFTIEDSVSPNVSVTSLLISNIIYFLLFSGLAVTMIYLVRRELNKGPGLDQMNEDTGSVDPFDKGAFTHE; from the coding sequence ATGGATATAGTGACGTTGGCCCGTTTTCAGTTCGCCATGACAACGGTTTTTCACTTTTTTTTCGTGCCGTTCTCAATTGGGATGGTATTAGTTGTTGCCATTATGGAAACATTATTTGTTAAAACGAAAAATGAAAAATACCGTGAATTGGCGAAATTTTGGGGAAACATTTTCCTATTAAGTTTTGCGGTAGGCGTCGTGACCGGGATCATCCAAGAGTTTCAATTTGGAATGAACTGGTCAGATTATTCACGGTTCGTCGGAGATATTTTTGGCGCGCCATTAGCAGTAGAGGCATTATTGGCCTTCTTTTTGGAGTCCACATTCTTGGGACTCTGGATTTTCACGTGGGATCGGGTAAAACCTCTCATGCATGTCACCTTTATTTGGTTAGTTACTCTAGCTTCGATGTTATCTGCTTTCTGGATTTTAGCGGCAAATAGTTTTATGCAGCATCCAGTTGGCTATGCCCTTCGTAACGGTCGAGCAGAGATGATTGATTTTGGTGCTGTGATTGGAAATCCTAAAGTGTGGTATGAATTTGGTCACGTCATCGCGGCTGCGATCACGATGGGCGGAATGATTGCTGCGGGACTTGCGGCTTTCCAATTATTGAAGCGCAAGGACCAAAAAATGCGGGAGTTTTTCATGAAATCGATGCGTATTGGTTTAGTGATTACATTGTTTGGCTCGGTCTTAGTTTTAGGCGCGGGCGACGCGCAAATGAAGGCTTTGATCGAAGGTCAGCCAATGAAGTTTGCGGCGATGGAAGGTACCTATGAGGATACTGGGGATCCAGCCGCATGGACGTTGATCGCTTGGGACAACGAACGGGAGCACAAGCAGGTCTTTGGCGTACAGATCCCGTACATGTTGAGCATTCTTTCTTATAATAAACCCTCTGGTTCTATTAAAGGGATGGATACCATCAACAAAGAATTGGTCAAAAAATACGGGGATCGGAATTATTACCCACCAGTCAATGTCTTGTTCTGGAATTTCCGGATCATGGCAGGCTTTGGAATGCTGATGCTGTTAGTATCCATCATGGGCTTGTTCTTTACCCGCAAGAAAAATCCTATTTTATATGAGAAGCGCTGGATGCTTTGGGTGATGGGACTTTGTACTTTCGCACCTTTCCTAGCAAATACAGCGGGTTGGCTAGTGACGGAATTGGGTCGTTATCCTTGGACTGTCTATGGCTTGTTTACGATCGAAGACAGTGTGTCGCCTAATGTGTCGGTCACCTCGCTATTGATCTCAAACATCATTTACTTCTTATTATTCTCAGGATTAGCGGTTACGATGATCTATTTGGTGAGACGCGAATTGAACAAAGGACCTGGTCTTGATCAAATGAATGAAGATACTGGCTCTGTTGATCCTTTTGATAAGGGGGCGTTCACACATGAGTAG
- the cydB gene encoding cytochrome d ubiquinol oxidase subunit II — translation MSSLQLLWFVLIGILFSGFFFFEGFDFGVGMSVQSLAHDEGEKDQIVETIGPVWDGNEVWLLTAGGAMFASFPYWYASLFSGYYLILFIILFGLIIRGVSFEFRSHMPKERKQLWNWTLSIGSFIVPFFFGVLFISMIQGMPIDGNGNMTATFTDYINLYSIVGGVALTLLCYLHGLNYIALRTEGPIRYRAKNYAQMLYGVLYFGLVAFAVLMYIKTDFFQNNFAVTLGLLALIVVLTVIANVSVFRNKEMIAFITSGLTLIVLVALLFSGLFPRLLISSIPGNDLLIQNASSSPYTLKIMSYISLTILPFVLAYTAWSYYIFRKRIKNPHEITNTALSSGEGRSY, via the coding sequence ATGAGTAGTTTACAATTATTATGGTTCGTGTTAATCGGTATTTTGTTTTCAGGCTTTTTCTTCTTTGAAGGTTTTGACTTTGGTGTCGGGATGTCGGTGCAATCATTGGCACACGACGAAGGAGAGAAGGACCAGATCGTTGAAACGATCGGACCTGTTTGGGACGGCAATGAGGTGTGGCTGTTAACCGCGGGCGGGGCGATGTTCGCTTCTTTCCCTTATTGGTATGCGTCACTCTTCAGCGGCTACTACTTGATTTTGTTTATCATTCTTTTTGGCCTGATCATTCGCGGCGTTTCTTTTGAATTCCGCAGTCATATGCCAAAAGAGCGTAAACAGCTATGGAATTGGACATTGAGTATTGGCAGCTTTATCGTGCCCTTCTTCTTTGGTGTTTTGTTTATCAGTATGATTCAAGGGATGCCGATCGATGGGAATGGCAACATGACCGCGACGTTTACAGACTACATCAATCTTTATTCGATCGTAGGCGGCGTAGCGCTGACATTGTTGTGCTACTTACACGGCTTGAATTACATCGCGCTGCGTACAGAAGGTCCGATTCGTTACCGCGCGAAGAATTATGCGCAAATGCTTTATGGCGTGCTTTATTTTGGATTAGTGGCTTTTGCGGTATTGATGTATATCAAAACCGATTTCTTCCAAAATAATTTTGCCGTGACGTTGGGCTTGCTAGCGTTGATCGTTGTACTTACTGTGATCGCAAATGTTTCTGTCTTTAGAAACAAAGAAATGATCGCCTTTATTACAAGCGGTTTGACATTGATCGTGCTGGTCGCATTGTTGTTCAGCGGATTGTTCCCACGGCTATTGATCAGTTCGATCCCTGGCAATGATCTATTGATCCAAAATGCCTCATCTAGCCCGTATACGTTGAAGATCATGTCCTATATTTCTTTGACGATCTTGCCATTTGTCCTAGCATATACGGCTTGGTCGTACTATATTTTCCGCAAACGGATCAAGAATCCACATGAAATCACTAATACTGCTCTAAGCAGTGGCGAAGGTCGTTCGTATTAA
- the cydD gene encoding thiol reductant ABC exporter subunit CydD: protein MIDKKLLQLPGIKKILMLLAGSAVLQAIFIIGQAYGLSMTITHLWNGEGLNNQINWLLLFFVSFALRHVMTYLREHVLEEYAYQQAKDLRSELLQKIFRLGPQVVQKQGTGSVVTTALDGIDQVEEYLHLILPKMLNMMIIPWILLVAIFLLDWESGVVLLLVFPLIIIFMIILGYAAQSKADKQYKVFQVLSNHFIDSLRGIDTLKFFGISKQYSKSIYTTSERFRQATMNTLKIAILSTFALDFFTTLSVAVVAVLLGLRLINEVILLFPALTVLILAPEYFLPIRDFSSDYHATLDGKNAMDAVNAILDLPENKGVTIGLPTWAQESQLQVKMRYDYEEKLGAEADFTVKGYQKIGIIGMSGSGKSTLINVLSGFLRPNESQIRFNDHELPAFDQPQWQEQLIYIPQNPYIFQRSVRENIAFYHPEATDDEILKAVKVTGLTDLVNELSEGLDTKLGEGARTLSGGQAQRIALARAFLDQERKILLFDEPTAHLDIETEVELKERMLPLMDDHLVFFATHRLHWLAEMDYLLVMDHGQLVEQGTLEELKQKNGAFMRLSQALRGEKG from the coding sequence ATGATAGACAAGAAGTTATTACAACTTCCCGGTATCAAAAAAATTCTGATGTTGCTTGCAGGATCTGCTGTCCTGCAAGCAATCTTTATAATTGGGCAAGCGTATGGTCTATCCATGACGATCACTCATTTATGGAACGGGGAAGGCTTAAACAATCAAATCAATTGGCTGCTGCTGTTCTTTGTTTCTTTCGCATTGCGGCATGTGATGACGTATCTGCGGGAGCACGTTTTAGAAGAATACGCGTACCAGCAGGCCAAAGACTTGCGCAGCGAGCTGCTGCAAAAGATTTTCCGCTTAGGTCCACAGGTAGTGCAAAAACAAGGGACCGGGAGTGTCGTCACAACAGCGTTAGATGGGATCGATCAGGTAGAAGAGTACCTTCATTTGATCTTGCCCAAAATGCTGAATATGATGATTATTCCATGGATCTTACTGGTCGCCATTTTTCTGTTGGATTGGGAATCGGGCGTGGTTCTATTGCTGGTATTTCCTTTGATCATCATTTTTATGATCATTTTAGGTTATGCGGCACAAAGCAAAGCGGACAAGCAATACAAAGTGTTCCAAGTGCTGTCGAATCATTTTATTGATTCTCTGCGAGGGATCGACACGCTGAAATTCTTTGGCATCAGCAAGCAATACAGTAAGAGCATCTACACCACCAGCGAGCGGTTCCGTCAGGCTACGATGAATACCCTTAAGATCGCGATTCTTTCAACCTTTGCGTTGGATTTCTTTACGACGCTTTCGGTAGCGGTAGTCGCCGTTCTTTTAGGGCTGCGTCTAATCAATGAAGTCATTCTTTTATTCCCTGCATTGACGGTGCTGATTTTAGCGCCAGAATATTTCTTGCCGATCCGTGATTTTTCGAGTGATTACCACGCGACCTTGGACGGGAAGAATGCGATGGATGCTGTGAATGCTATTTTGGATCTGCCGGAGAACAAAGGGGTGACGATCGGTCTGCCGACGTGGGCCCAAGAAAGTCAACTGCAGGTAAAGATGCGCTATGATTATGAAGAAAAGCTGGGTGCAGAAGCAGACTTTACGGTAAAGGGGTATCAAAAAATCGGGATCATCGGCATGAGCGGATCAGGAAAATCAACACTGATCAATGTCTTGAGCGGGTTTTTACGTCCTAATGAAAGTCAGATTCGCTTTAACGATCATGAGTTACCTGCGTTTGATCAGCCTCAGTGGCAGGAACAATTGATTTACATTCCGCAAAATCCGTACATTTTCCAACGCTCTGTTCGTGAAAATATTGCCTTTTATCATCCAGAAGCAACGGATGACGAGATTTTAAAAGCGGTGAAGGTCACAGGCTTAACGGACTTGGTCAACGAATTGTCGGAGGGATTGGACACGAAATTAGGCGAAGGCGCACGCACGCTTAGCGGCGGACAAGCACAGAGAATTGCCTTGGCACGGGCCTTTTTAGATCAAGAACGAAAAATTCTATTGTTTGATGAGCCAACTGCCCACTTAGACATTGAGACAGAAGTCGAGCTGAAGGAACGGATGCTGCCGTTAATGGACGATCATTTGGTTTTCTTCGCGACACATCGACTGCATTGGTTAGCAGAGATGGATTATCTCTTGGTAATGGACCACGGTCAATTGGTGGAGCAAGGAACCTTGGAAGAATTAAAACAAAAAAATGGCGCCTTTATGAGGTTGAGTCAGGCATTGCGAGGTGAAAAAGGATGA
- the cydC gene encoding thiol reductant ABC exporter subunit CydC, protein MNRIGLFQVLKTDEWVKPFFKQYKKSLILALTLGFTTFFCAGALMFNSGFLISRAASLPENILLIYIPIVLTRAFGIGRPVFRYVERLVSHNWVLKMTSNLRVKLYDSLEQDAIFFKQNHRTGDILGLLSEDINHIQNLYLRTIFPTIIAWLLYVFIIIGIGYFSPFFALAMLLLLGIVVFLLPLWSVIINGARQEQQKQMKNQLYSDLTDNVLGVSDWIFSQRGQDYVNHHEKSEEALREVTRKLQSFQRKRNFILQLMFGVITIALLLWTSRQFPGNHGGAANWIAAFVLSVFPLIDAFAPLPAAAQETNSYKDSIKNLNELPEIQEHLETIPTVSGPVTLTIDQVHYHYPDSHKQVLSGIDLTLQPGEKIAILGRSGSGKSTLANLIRGDLKATKGKIMLNGEETYAFGDAISNYLGVIHQTPYLFHTTIANNLRIGNEAATEEALWQVLARVGLKELVESLPEGLETMVDEAGLRFSGGERQRLALGRILLQEAPIILLDEPTVGLDPVTEQALIDTFFHELQEKTVIWITHHLQGIDAMDQVIFIEDGRLTMKGSPEELQRTNAHYQKLKQIDKGII, encoded by the coding sequence ATGAATCGAATCGGCTTGTTTCAAGTATTAAAAACAGATGAATGGGTCAAACCCTTTTTCAAGCAGTACAAGAAATCGTTGATACTGGCGCTAACGCTTGGTTTCACCACTTTTTTCTGTGCAGGTGCGTTGATGTTCAACTCAGGCTTCTTGATCAGTCGTGCTGCCTCGCTGCCTGAAAATATTTTGCTGATCTATATCCCCATCGTGCTGACACGGGCATTTGGGATCGGTCGGCCAGTCTTTCGATACGTGGAACGGTTGGTCAGTCATAATTGGGTCTTGAAGATGACGTCGAATTTACGGGTGAAGCTTTACGATTCGTTGGAGCAGGACGCGATTTTCTTTAAACAGAACCATCGCACCGGAGATATTCTGGGTCTTCTTTCAGAGGACATCAACCATATCCAAAATCTGTATCTGCGAACTATTTTCCCAACGATCATCGCCTGGTTGTTGTACGTCTTTATTATTATCGGGATCGGGTATTTTTCGCCCTTTTTCGCATTGGCAATGCTGTTGCTGCTGGGAATCGTCGTATTTTTACTGCCTTTATGGTCGGTGATCATCAACGGTGCACGGCAAGAGCAGCAAAAGCAAATGAAGAATCAACTGTACAGCGATTTGACCGACAATGTGTTAGGGGTGTCGGATTGGATCTTTAGTCAACGGGGGCAGGATTATGTGAACCATCACGAAAAATCCGAAGAAGCACTGCGAGAGGTCACGCGCAAACTTCAAAGCTTTCAACGAAAACGCAATTTTATTTTGCAATTGATGTTTGGTGTAATCACCATTGCGTTGCTGCTATGGACAAGTCGGCAATTTCCAGGAAATCACGGGGGAGCCGCGAATTGGATCGCTGCCTTTGTACTCTCGGTCTTTCCATTGATCGATGCGTTTGCACCGTTGCCGGCTGCAGCGCAAGAAACAAATAGTTACAAGGACTCCATTAAAAATCTGAATGAGCTGCCGGAAATCCAAGAACATCTTGAGACGATTCCGACGGTTTCAGGACCGGTGACGTTGACCATTGATCAGGTGCATTATCATTATCCAGACAGTCATAAGCAAGTGCTGTCAGGCATTGATCTGACGTTGCAGCCTGGTGAAAAGATCGCGATCCTTGGCCGAAGCGGCTCGGGAAAGAGTACTCTGGCGAATCTGATTCGTGGCGATTTGAAGGCAACAAAAGGAAAGATCATGCTGAATGGAGAGGAGACTTATGCATTTGGTGATGCCATCAGCAACTATCTAGGGGTGATTCATCAGACACCGTATCTATTCCATACAACGATAGCGAATAATTTGCGCATCGGAAATGAAGCGGCGACAGAGGAAGCACTCTGGCAAGTTTTAGCGCGTGTAGGATTGAAGGAATTGGTCGAGAGTTTACCGGAAGGACTGGAAACAATGGTGGACGAAGCCGGCTTACGCTTTTCTGGAGGGGAACGCCAGCGCTTGGCGCTTGGACGAATCTTACTTCAGGAAGCACCGATCATTTTGTTGGACGAGCCTACGGTGGGACTTGATCCTGTGACGGAGCAAGCCTTGATTGATACCTTTTTCCATGAATTGCAAGAGAAGACGGTGATTTGGATCACCCACCATTTGCAGGGGATCGACGCAATGGACCAAGTCATTTTCATTGAAGATGGACGCTTGACGATGAAAGGCAGTCCAGAAGAATTGCAACGAACCAATGCCCATTATCAAAAGCTAAAACAAATCGATAAAGGCATCATTTAA
- a CDS encoding ClbS/DfsB family four-helix bundle protein — MGRPTIKKELIQAGTDTYEKMNALLETIPEEKLMCTFQFDVENEKQAHWTRDKNLRDVLIHLYEWHQLLLNWVTANQAGEAKQFLKEVYNWKNYGAMNVEFWEKHQTTSYETARQLLTESHEQVMVLADTFSNEELFSKGSFSWVGGSTLGSYFVSATASHYEWAMKKIRKFKKSL; from the coding sequence ATGGGAAGACCGACAATAAAAAAGGAGTTGATTCAAGCAGGGACTGACACGTATGAAAAAATGAACGCGCTGCTTGAAACGATTCCAGAGGAAAAATTAATGTGTACGTTTCAGTTTGATGTTGAAAATGAGAAGCAAGCTCATTGGACGCGGGATAAAAATCTTCGCGACGTGCTGATCCATTTATACGAATGGCATCAGTTGCTGTTGAACTGGGTGACGGCGAATCAAGCAGGGGAGGCGAAGCAGTTCTTGAAGGAGGTCTATAACTGGAAGAACTACGGAGCAATGAACGTAGAATTTTGGGAAAAGCACCAAACCACCAGCTATGAGACTGCACGCCAGCTTTTAACAGAAAGCCATGAGCAAGTGATGGTATTAGCCGATACGTTCTCAAACGAAGAATTGTTCTCGAAAGGCAGCTTTTCGTGGGTGGGAGGCAGTACGCTGGGAAGTTATTTTGTTTCCGCCACTGCGAGTCATTATGAGTGGGCAATGAAGAAAATTCGCAAATTCAAGAAATCGCTATAG
- a CDS encoding peptidylprolyl isomerase, whose product MKKAKFILTAGALGALSAFVKRKIETETVTNQLIPRHWDEAEITERMQAFTQALAEGDTEKIERFVLGKEAKHFRTLKRQELIFLEAHFTSLFKVKGDSHNNLRGIVSYRVATAKREYTYSLKVARLGVRELNWYIQEVIATDQGIKYPNDRLMQLSAVGPNEELCQIATDAGTITFRMFRQDAPKAVKNWRGLAKQGFYDNTPFARVIKDFVIQGGALDGSGQEEHSIYGGYFEDEVDEGLYHFDGAVCLGNHGPNTNGNQFFIVERNQADKEQLYRMTLPEKVRSHYEAVGGLPELDGRYTVFGQVIDGLSVVRKIANQETDDQDAPFEPIRIKSITFKKASQI is encoded by the coding sequence ATGAAGAAAGCCAAGTTTATTTTGACAGCGGGAGCGTTAGGAGCTCTTTCTGCTTTTGTGAAACGAAAAATCGAAACAGAGACCGTGACCAATCAATTAATTCCTCGTCACTGGGATGAAGCAGAGATCACTGAACGGATGCAAGCATTTACGCAGGCATTGGCAGAAGGGGATACAGAAAAAATCGAACGTTTTGTTTTAGGCAAGGAAGCTAAACACTTTCGCACCTTAAAACGGCAAGAATTGATTTTTTTAGAGGCGCATTTTACGAGTCTATTCAAAGTCAAAGGAGATTCCCACAACAATTTGCGGGGCATCGTGTCATATCGCGTGGCGACCGCAAAAAGGGAGTATACGTATTCCCTCAAGGTTGCTCGCTTAGGTGTAAGGGAGCTGAACTGGTATATCCAAGAGGTGATTGCTACCGATCAAGGAATCAAGTACCCTAATGATCGCCTAATGCAGTTATCGGCTGTCGGGCCAAACGAAGAGCTTTGCCAAATAGCAACGGATGCGGGGACAATTACATTCCGAATGTTTCGGCAGGATGCACCAAAAGCCGTCAAAAATTGGCGTGGACTAGCTAAACAAGGGTTTTATGACAATACCCCCTTTGCTCGAGTGATCAAGGATTTTGTCATTCAAGGTGGTGCGCTGGACGGTTCAGGGCAAGAGGAGCACTCTATTTACGGCGGGTATTTTGAGGATGAAGTCGATGAGGGTCTCTATCACTTTGATGGCGCGGTTTGTTTAGGCAATCATGGTCCGAACACCAACGGCAATCAATTTTTCATCGTCGAACGAAATCAGGCAGACAAGGAACAACTGTATCGCATGACTCTGCCAGAGAAGGTTCGTTCCCACTATGAAGCGGTCGGTGGTCTCCCAGAACTGGACGGGCGTTATACTGTTTTTGGACAAGTCATCGATGGCCTATCGGTTGTCCGAAAGATTGCCAACCAAGAAACAGACGATCAAGATGCGCCGTTTGAGCCCATTAGGATAAAAAGCATCACGTTTAAAAAAGCAAGTCAGATTTAA
- a CDS encoding DUF6323 family protein, with amino-acid sequence MKRFDSTLFNQSLSEQAPDVNLQINQWLKGGNKKYQLSLADFTAITDERKALFEEHHLVDFSWGNTNYFASFLALEPLFYKREYVTHLSACQSIFYYLRAHHSGSVTDEEIREAIEARYREYQGDLDRLIGSFEDFPALEE; translated from the coding sequence ATGAAGAGATTTGATAGTACGTTATTTAACCAGTCGCTGTCTGAACAAGCACCCGACGTAAATTTACAGATCAATCAATGGCTTAAAGGGGGAAATAAAAAGTATCAGTTGTCGCTAGCAGATTTCACAGCAATCACTGATGAACGCAAGGCGCTCTTTGAAGAACATCATTTAGTCGATTTTAGCTGGGGGAACACCAACTACTTCGCTTCTTTTTTAGCTTTAGAGCCACTTTTTTATAAACGTGAGTACGTGACCCATTTATCCGCCTGTCAATCGATTTTTTATTATTTGCGCGCCCATCATTCTGGCTCTGTCACTGACGAGGAAATTCGTGAAGCGATCGAAGCCCGTTACCGAGAATATCAAGGAGATTTAGACAGGTTGATTGGCTCCTTTGAAGATTTCCCAGCATTGGAGGAATAA